The Geobacter metallireducens GS-15 region GGATCGGGTCTGCCTCCATCGACAGGCCGCGAGAGGTCAGCATGCCGTTGGGAACAACGCTGAAATCGAACATTAAGGCCATCGAAAACGGATCGACATTGCTAACGCCATAGGGACCGCCGTTGAAACCGAACGAATCATGATCACTGGTTGCTGTATCGCTGAAGCTCGCAACCAGATCTCCCGAAAGCAGCGAGGCCCAGCCCTGGTCAAAGCTATCAAAATCTGCAAAAAGCACCGGCGCAGGATTCGGATTTCCCAGGGTATCAAATGGAACGAACGGAGCAGCATACTGCCCGTTGTTGGGATCATTATAATACCCCAGAGCAATAGTCGAGCCTGCCGCATTGGTCCACGTGCCGCTGCCGGTGACGAAAGTGGCATTGGTCGGCGGCTTGAAATCCGTATCACTGACCACGACGAAAGCGCGACTCGTGGTCCCCCTGGTATTGGTCACGGACGATGACGCGCTGGTGAGGATATTCGGCTCCAAGTGGGCGGTATGATATGAACCTTGGACAACAAAACCTGGGATGGGCTCAAAATTGTTCCCGAGGAGGATTGCATGAGGATTCGGATCAAGGTCACCTGCACCATTGTCCACAATTACCCGACTGTAGAAATTGGTGGGA contains the following coding sequences:
- a CDS encoding PEP-CTERM sorting domain-containing protein, with the translated sequence MNGKMKSFTSKALAIAAGMVVLVLVQSNPTQASTLQVGVTVYDTADPTNFYSRVIVDNGAGDLDPNPHAILLGNNFEPIPGFVVQGSYHTAHLEPNILTSASSSVTNTRGTTSRAFVVVSDTDFKPPTNATFVTGSGTWTNAAGSTIALGYYNDPNNGQYAAPFVPFDTLGNPNPAPVLFADFDSFDQGWASLLSGDLVASFSDTATSDHDSFGFNGGPYGVSNVDPFSMALMFDFSVVPNGMLTSRGLSMEADPIPEPSTFLLLGAGLGGVVWLRRRK